From the genome of Desulfolucanica intricata:
TTTCTTCTTTGTTTTCGATTGGATTATATCCTGCATCTCTCACCTGCTCAAAGATTACATCCAGGTTAATCACACTTGGATCAAACTCAACATCCACAGTTTCTGTGGCAAAATTTACATTGGCTGAAGTAACCCCCGGGGTGTTCTTCAATTTCTTTTCAATCGTTAACGCACAGTTGGCACAGCTCATCCCACTGACCTTAAACTGCTGTTTACCCTCTTCCTCAGCTTCACTATAAGCTCCATAGCCGAGTTCCTTGACCTTAGCCAAAACGTCTTCAGTTCTCACCAGGCCCGAATCATATTCCACAGTCAACTTTTCTGATGCAAAATTTACTGCAGCTCGCTTTACGCCGGGGATTTTTGCCACCCCTTTTTCAATTGTTAAAGCGCAATTGGCACAGGTCATGCCCTTTAGTTTAAATTGCTTTTGTTTTTGATCCTCATTTTGCTCAGGATGAGAAAGTGATTCCCTGATTAATGTGGAGTTTTCTACTTCCGCATAACTTTCTTCCGGAAGCGGTTTAATTGAATATCCTACCTTTTCAATCGCCTGCCGGATATCCTCCTCTTTAACTAGCTCCGGGTCATAATCAAAATTTGCTCTCGAGTCGGCCAAAGAGACCTTGACATTTTCTATCCCCGGAAGCTTTTCTAAGGCCTTTTTTACCCTATTCACACAATGTTCACAGGACATACCATAAACCGAAATCTGCCCTGTCATAGTTCTCACCTCATTGCTGTCTTATTTCATCATCCTAAAAATCGTTTTCAGTACTTCATCCACTACTTCCACTTCCCCGGCTTCAAGTTGCTCTAAAACACAGGATTTCATGTGTTTTTCCAGCAAAAGTTTGGAAACGCCATTTAGTGCGGCCTGTACTGAAGCGATTTGATTAAGAATATCGTCACAATAGACATGCCTTTCAATCATTCCTTTAATTCCCCGAATTTGACCTTCGATCCGGTTCATTCGGTTCGATAGCTCTTTAATAGTTTTTTCACTATGGTGGCTTTTCCGTTCCTGCCTGTCTGTTTTATGTGAGCAGCTCGGACATGCTTTCTTATCTTTATTCATGCTAATTCACTCCTTTAAGATAATCATATAGTATACCCCCCTATACTATTTGTCAATAATCCAATTTATTATTTCTTAAATTTTTTTATTTTAATGACATAAAAAAAGAATTGGCTATAACTCCAATTCTAATAACTTTAATATCATTTTATATACAGAAACCTTCCTCAAAAGAGGAAGGTTTCAAGGGCTCACAACGATCTCCGCTACAGCTACCATGCATCCCTACATAGCCCAAAACAATCTTTCGACTGCCCAAGACCATTACAGAACCCATGATAACCTTTACTCGACTAGTATGAATCTCTTAGAAGCTTATAATAATCTCTCGACTATTATAAACCTCAAAAACTCAAAATATCAATGTTTTATTCGAAACCCATACTAATCTTAGCTCGACTAATAGATATCCCTTACGACCATATAATAATCCT
Proteins encoded in this window:
- a CDS encoding metal-sensitive transcriptional regulator, with translation MNKDKKACPSCSHKTDRQERKSHHSEKTIKELSNRMNRIEGQIRGIKGMIERHVYCDDILNQIASVQAALNGVSKLLLEKHMKSCVLEQLEAGEVEVVDEVLKTIFRMMK